The Paracoccus albus region CTCGACCTGCTGCGCGATCTGGTGACGACAGAGGATATGTCGCTGTTGCTGATCACCCATGATCTGGCGGTCGTTGCTGGCATAGCCGACCATGTCGCGGTCATGAAAGATGGCGTCGTCGTCGAAGAAGGCCCGACCGAGGCATTGTTCCGCGCGCAGGCGCATCCTTATACGCAGGCGCTGTTTGCCGCATCGCGACATGCGCCTGAACGCGTGCCGGTCATGGCAGACGATGCACCGATCCTTTCAGTGCGCGATGCGGTGCGCGAATATGTCCTTCCGCGCCCGTCAGCGTTCGCGCCACACCCGGTGTTGCGTGCGGTGGATGGCGTCAGTTTTGACATTCACGATGGGGAATCGGTGGGGCTGGTGGGTGAATCCGGCTGCGGCAAGTCGACCCTGACGCGCACGATACTTGGCCTCGACCCGCTGCAAAGTGGTGAAATCAGACTGGAAGGTCAGTCGGTCGCAGCGGGTTCCGACATGTCTGCTACGCTGCGCGCCAAGGTTCAGGTGGTCTTTCAGGACCCGTTTGGAAGCTTCGATCCGCGGTGGCGCGTCGACCGGCTGATTGCAGAGCCCTTCTTTCTGACCGGCCATCCGCCCGATTGGCGCGACCGTGTGGGGCAGGCGCTTGAAGATGTCGGGATAGAGCGCAGCGCGTCGCGGCGATACATCCATGAATTCTCCGGGGGGCAGCGCCAGAGGCTGGCAATCGCCCGAGCGCTGATCATCCGGCCGCGTCTTATCGTCCTTGATGAGGCGGTCAGCGCACTTGATGTGCGCGTGCGGGCGCAGGTGCTGGATCTTCTGGCCGATCTGCGGCGCAGGCATGGCATGGCCTATCTGTTCATCAGTCATGATCTGGGTGTGGTTCGTGGGGTGACCGACCGCGTGCTGGTGATGGACAAAGGCAAGATCGTAGAAAAAGGCGAAACCGCCACAGTTATGGACAACCCGCAGCATCCGACAACGCATAAGCTGATGGCAGCGATGCCGCGTATCCCTGAGGAGTGGTCGCAACCGCAGTCTGTTGCGTGAATTTGGTCATTTCCGATAGTCCTTTGTGGCGGGCCATCAAACTTTGAACAGCGCGGGGTTCGCGCGAAGCTTTCCTTCACCGCCGGCCCGCGCTAGGCATCTGCCATGAGCTTGCCCGCATTTTCCCCCGATCAGGCCGAGGCCTGGGATACCCTGTCAGAAGCACTGGAAAGTGCGGGCGTTGATCTGACCGCCGAACAGGTCATCCCGCCGCAGCCGGGCAAGGGCAGGGTGATGGCGGTCATCGGAAAGGCAGGTTCCGGCAAGACCATGATCCTTGCCGCCCTGACGGCCGCGCTGCGCGAGGCTGGCGTTGACGTTATCAGCGGTGACTACGAAGGCAAAAAACGCAAGGATCGCAGAACGGTTGCGGTGCTGGCGCCGACCAATAAGGCGGCTTTCGTGCTGAGAATGCGCGGTGTTCCAGCAACCACCATTCATCGCATTCTCTACACACCTGTTTATGATCCGGAATACGAAAAGATTGCCGACTGGCTGACCGGCTCTGGCGACCGGCCAGCTATCGAAGGTCTGGGTGACGCCGCGCTTGACCGTGCCAAGCAGTTCTACGATCTCCACGCTTCGATCCCCGGCGCGCTTGCTGCGGCTGGGCTGAGGGGGTCTGACTTCATCAAGGGCTGGAAACGGCGAGAGGATGGTCTGGACATCGGGCTGATAGACGAATCCTCGATGCTGGATGAGCGGCAGTTCGAAGACCTGCGCGAGATTTTTCCGGTGCTGATCCTGTTTGGCGATCCGGCACAGTTGGCGCCCGTCGGCCAATCCGGCGAAATGGTATTCGATAGGCTGGCCGCGCCGCAAAAGCTGACGCTCAGCCGCATACACCGTCAGGCGGGTGACAGTCCGATCCTTGATCTCGCCCATGCGCTGTCGGACGAACATCTGGATTTTGCCGGTTTCGAAAACATGGTTCGCGATGCCGCTGCCTCTGACAATCGGGTGGTCTGGGCAGAGCGCGTGGAATCCGACCTGATGGCACGCAGCCCTGTTCTGGTCTGGCGCAATGCCACGCGCATCCGGCTGATCACGGCCTTTCGTGCCGCGCATGGTGCACCGGGCGACCAGTTGCTGGCAGGAGAGCCGCTGATCTGCGACGGCCTTGAACTGCCCCTGAAGCACCGCAACAAGCGTATTGATCTGGAGGCGCGTGGGCTGATCAAGGGCGCACAGGTTATCTATCTTGGGGCTGGCAAGAAGCCCGGCTTTTCGCGGTTGCACGTGATCGGGGCTGAGGATCCGCGCCTTTCGGCAGCCTCAATCGTGAAGATCGAAACGCCGGATGAGGCAGAGCCGTTTATTCCGTTTGCCGCAAGAATGGGGGCAAGCTTTCTGCATGGTGCGGCTGTCACCATCCACAAGGCGCAAGGCTCGCAATGGCCCGATGTGCAGGTCTTCGCGCCAGATATTTCCGCCGCCGCGTGGTCTGGCCGGAACGAGGCGGGGATCCCCCTGTGGAAGCGATTGACCTATGTGGCAATCACCCGCGCCCAGGAGCGGCTGCATTGGGTGACACGGGCAAGGCTGGCGCGGCCTTCTGGTCCGCTGAGCATCAATGACCTTCCGGTTGCCGCGACCTCGCTGGAACTGGTCGCGCCGGAAACGGCAGCAAGTTGACGCTTTCGGGTTGGCCGTTTGCGCTCAGGAAGCGCGCTTGGCTTGCGGGACGCCACTTTCCAGAGATTTGATCCGCATCTCCAACCGCTCGACAAGCGCGGCGCGAGGGATTCCGGTCTCATTTGCAAGGCGAAGCAGCCCGAATTGCACGCGGGCAAGCTCCTGATAGTAGCGCGCGAAGGTGTAGTTAATGCCTGCACCGGCAACGGCGCCCAGAACCGGTACAGCCTGTGCGCCCACTTTGGTCAGCAGTCGCGTGGCGATTTGTGGTGCGAACCGGGTGACCAGCGATTGCAGGGTCCGCCCGCTTATCGCAAGGCGAGCCGCCAGCAGGGCGGTATCAGTCCCGTCATCCTCATCCAGCGGACCGCCAGTCGCGAAAATCCGCAGCGCTTCGGCCCGGATTTCATCGCTGTGCGTGTCGAGGCCATGCTCATCGGCGATTTCAAGGATCGCGCGCAGAAGAATGGTCACGGTCACAGGCAGCTCGACCATGGCGCCGGCAATACCGGCAGCACCACCAATGGCGCCGGCGGCCGTCGTGCCCAGCCGGTTGAACCAGTCGCCCCGGTCGCGCAGAACGCCGCGCGATGCCGATGCAACGCTGAACGTGCGATTGAGCGCCGAGGCAACGGCACCGTCGATGCGTTTGCGCATGAAATCAGGTAAACGCTGGATAAGTTGCTCTCCACCGCCGCCGACACGGTCGAGGATGTCCATCCCCAGTCCTCTTGCATCGACATAGCGCCGTGCCAGACGGTCGATTTCTTTCAGCACCGATTCATCCGTGATCGGTGGCAGGACAATCTGATTGCGTTCAGCCATGCGGCGCGTCCTTTCGCGGCTCTACGTCCCGGCAATTGCCGGTCTGCAGGGGCTCATCATCACGATGCGGGACGTCTGGGTCATTTTCGCGCAGAACCAGGCCCCGTATATCAACCCATGCGCCGGGTTGTAGTTCCAGCCCGAGAACCCTGTCCGGGTTGGTCGGCGGGGGCATCTCGACCTCTTCCAGCTTTTTGAAACCGAACCGCGAATAATAAGGCGCGTCACCGACAAGCATGACCCGTTGCCAGCCATGATCGCGCGCCTTGCCAAGGCTTTCCTGCATCAGCCAGGCGCCAAGGCCCTCGCCCTGTGCGGTCGGGTGTACCGCGATTGGCCCAAGCAAAAGGACCTTTCGTCCGGCGACACGAACCGGCCAATAGCGAATAGCGGCCCTGACGGTGTCGTCGGCACGCAGCAGCAGGCAAAGCGCGCGCACAGGATCCACCCCGTCGCGCAGGCGATAGGATGACAAAGCCGTCCGTCCCGGCGCGAAACACAGATCCATCAGCGTCTCGACCTCGTGCCAATCTTCCGGCCTTTCCTGGCAAAGTTCCACCCAAACCCTCCGTGATGAGCGCACATCCGGCGCGATGCGTAACACGACTTTCGGCAGTTGCAATAATTCGGTGGACGCTGACAGCGCAGGGGGGCAGGATGCGACCGCAATCAGGAGGCGTCATGTTCTACCGACCAGAGGCCGGCCACGGCCTGCCCCACAACCCCTTCAACGCCATCATCGCACCGCGGCCAATCGGCTGGATATCCACGCGTGGCAAGGATGGCGACAACCTTGCACCCTACAGCTTCTTCAATGCGGTCGCCTATTTTCCGCCACAGGTCATGTTCGCCTCGACCACGGCGAAGGAGGACAGGCCGGGGATGAAGGATACGCTGGCCCATATTGCCGAGACCGGAAGCTTTTGCGTGAATATCGCCTCGGGGGCGCTGATTGACCAGATGAATGCCTCAAGCGCCGGTCTGGCAGCCGGGGTAAGCGAGTTCGACGCCTGTGGTATCGAGGCGGCGGAATGCGAAACGATTGATGCGCCGCGCGTCGCGCGCGCCCCCGCCGCGATGGAGTGCCGGTCGACGAAGATCCAACGCCTGCCGGGAGAGGCGAACTGGCTGGTCATCGGTACCGTTACGGGCGTTCACCTTCGTGACGACTGCGTGAAAGACGGGCGGTTCGATCTGCAACAGGACGGCTGGTTGGCCCGGATGGGCTATCGCGACTATGCGAAGGTGCAGGACATATTCGAACTGGAGCGGCCGGAATGACGCAAAAGACGGTCAAAGACTATATCCGCAGCATTTATGATTTCCCGCATGAGGGGATCATCTTTCGGGATGTCACGACGCTGTTTGCCGATGCGCGGGGATTCAGGATGGCAGTCGACCAGATCCTGCATTTTTATGCCGGTCAGAAAATAGACAAGGTGGTCGGGCTGGAGGCGCGCGGCTTCATCCTTGGCGGTGCGGTCGCGCATCAGCTGTCGACGGGTTTCGTGCCGATCCGCAAAAAGGGCAAGCTGCCGGGCACTGTCATCTCGGAGGCCTATGAACTGGAATATGGCGAAGCGGTGATGGAATTGCACGACGACGCGCTGAAAGAAGGCGAGCGGGTTTTGATCGTCGACGACCTTCTGGCGACCGGAGGAACGGCAGAGGCCGGCATCAAGCTTTGCAAGCGTCTGGGTGCTGACGTTATCGGCTGTGCCTTCGTCATCGATCTGCCAGATCTGGGCGGGCGTGACCGGTTGCAGAAGCTCGGTATGCCTGTTCATGTTCTTTGCGCGTTCGAGGGCGCGTGACGTGACCCCGGCGGACAGGCCGGCAGCGGTTGATAAGGCCAATATCCTTGGCAGTGTCTGGATGGTCGCCGCTATGGCGGCCTTCGCGGTTGAAGATGTGTTCATCAAGGCAGCCGCGCGATCTTTGCCCATTGCCGAAGTTATGGTCCTGTTCGGATTGGGCGGTGCGGTGCTGTTTGCAGGCTTTGCCCTCATTTGTGGAGAGCGGCTGATCTCCGCAGCGGTCTGGTCGCCTGTCATGCGCCTGCGGATGCTCTTCGAGATATTCGGAAGGCTATTTTACACGCTCGCCATAGCGCTTACGCCGCTATCCTCGGCGACGGTGATCCTGCAGGCAACGCCTATCGTTGTGGTCGCAGGCGCCGCTGCGGTATTTGGCGAAAAGGTCGGCATCAGGCGTTGGATTGCCATTCTGATCGGCCTTGCAGGCGTTGTCGTCATCATCGGGCCCGGCACGGACAGCTTCAGCCTGCTTTCCATTCTGGCCGTTGTCGGAATGCTGGGTTTTGCTGGCCGCGACCTCGCAAGCCGCGCCGCGCCAGCAGGAGTGAGTACCGCAATCTTGGGCTTTTACGGCTTTTTAGCGATTATCGTGGCCGGTGCAGCCTACTCGTTTTGGGAAGGCGCTGCTTTCCTCTGGCCCGATGGTGTCAGTGTGCTGAACCTTTCCGGGGCGGTATTCGCTGGAATTGCTGCCTATGCCTGCCTGATGAAGGCCATGCGCACTGGCGAAGTCTCTGCCGTTACGCCGTTCCGATACTCGCGGCTGTTATTTGGCGTCGCCTTTGGCGTGCTGCTGTTCGACGAAACGCTCAGCCCGCAGATGGTTCTGGGCTCTGCCCTCATCGTTTGTTCAGGGTTGTTTATCCTTTGGCGGGGACGGCGGGTTCAGAAGTAAGCTGAACAAAATGAAGGGACGGGGATCGGGTATCACCTGTTCCGCGTTTAGTTGCTGCGACAGTCGGCCTCAGCAGCTTTTTAGGGAACATTTGGCTTTTTAGGGAACATTTGGAGAGAAGGAATTTTGATATGCGATCCTTGTTTTTATCATCTGTTGGTGCGGCGTTTATTCTATCGACCGCTGTTCTGTCGGCTCAGGAAGCGGTTGGCGACGGCCGCTCATCAGGTCCGGCAGTTAACTCAACGGTGTTTTACACGCAGGACATCGCGGCCGTGACCTCCATGACAGAGGTGTTCGGCGATGGTCAGCGACTGACCGCAGTCGCTGTCGAATATACGGCGGAGATAGCGAACGACACGCTTTCATCAGAGCAGTTCAGCGTCAGTGATCGAAATATTCTGCGCGTCTATGCCAATGAGCAGGCCGCCATGTCAAATGAGGGCAGTGACGGAAGGTTCGTGATTCTGGAACTGGATCCGGAGGACGAAAGCGCTGTTACCTTCGCTGCTGGGGTTGATGAGCCTGCACAGGCGGTCGTCGCGCAAACCGGACAGGTTGCGACAGTCACTGGCGATATGATCCCCGCAACAGAGACCGCGATCATCAACACCCGTCAGGTCAATCTGATCGTGGATGATTTTCGTCAGTTTCGCTTTACCGACCCGGAAACAGGGCTGATCCTCAACTATAACCTGTTTATTCCGAATGAATACGACGCTGATCAGGAATACCCGTTGGTGCTGTTCATGCATGACGCCGGGGTGACCGGAACCAATCCGCTGCGCACATTGGAGCAGGGATTGGGGGCTGTCTCTTTCGCTAGTCCGAGGGATCAGCGAAAGCATCCTTCCTTCGTGCTGGCGCCGCAATACCCGGTCTCACTGGCAAATGACGCCTCGCAGACGTCTGTTTACGCAGATATGACCGTTCGTTTGATAGAAGCGTTGCAGCAGGAATATTCTGTCGACCCGAACCGGCTTTACACCACCGGCCAATCAGGCGGTTGTATGACCTCGATTGCACTGAATATTAAGTATCCTGATCTGTTTGCGGCCTCGCTGCTGGTGGCGGGGCAATGGGATGTGTCGCAGGTCGCGCCTTTGGCGCAGGACAGGGTTTTCGCGATTGTTTCTCAGGATGATAAGAAGGCGTATCCAGGTATGTCGGCTATCATGGACACGCTTGAAGGGCAGGGCGCTACCGTCACGCGGGCGGTCTGGAACGGTCGTTCGACGCCCGAAGAGTTTACCCAATCGCTGGAAGACCTTCGCGCCGAAAGCCGTGACAGCAACATCTATTTCGTCGCGTTCGAGGAAGGCACTGTGATTCCCGAAGGAGAAAGCGCTGAAGGGGCGGCGGGGCACGTCAATACCTGGCCCATCGCCTATGACATCCCCGGTGTCCGTGACTGGCTGTTCGAGCAGTCGAAATGATCAGGGTCTCACGGAAGATCAATCTTGCCACGCAAGGGCACGTCTGCATGGGATGCGGCGTCATGACGCTCGATCAGGCGGTGAACGGGCGGGTAACCCTCGTCCTGATGCAGTTGTGTTAAGGCTTCGGTCACGACCGTGTCGCTGACGGTCCGACGGCTGTTGTGACGGATATAATCGTCCCAGGTTGCGATGTGATAGCTTTCCGTCCAGTGATCGGGCTTTTCCAGATCGCGCAGCAACACCCATGATCTTGCGCCGTCGCGGCGCCGGCTGTCGCGGCGTTTGACCATCAGTGACAGGAACTCCTTCGTGTCCTTTGGCGCGATGTGATAATCGACCATAATCATGATCGGCCCGGAACGACCGCGCAGGTCCAGCCCCAGTTCCGGTTCGCGGAAGCGGTTGGCGGGTGTCAGGTCCGACTGGCTGAAATCCGGCATGGGCAGCGCGAGGCCGATCAGGCAGGTGATCAGCAACCCGATTCCCGCGCCGATCAACGCCTCATCGACGCCCGATGCCTCGGCCACGGCGCCCCAAAGCCACGCGCCAGCCGCCATGCCGCCGAAAGTCACCGTCTGATAGAGCGCCAGAGCGCGTGCCACCACCCAGCGAGGCGTCGACAATTGCACGGTGACGTTGAAGAGCGACAGGGTCAGCACCCATGCCAGCCCGGCCGGAAACATCGCCAGAGCATGAGCCCACACACTATCTGTCACTCCGACAAGGATTGCCGAGGCGGCGAAGATCGCCGTACTGAACCGGACGACCCATTCATTGTTCATCCGCGCCCGGATGCGCGTGTTGGTCAAAGCACCGATAATCGCGCCCGCGCCGAAGCAGCCAAGCAGCACGCCGAACAGAAAGGATCCGCCCTCTGGGTGGGATTTCGCCACCAAGGGCAGCAATGCCATCAAAGCGGCCGCCGAGAGGCCGAAGGCGGTTGATCGGGTCAGCACGCGCACAAGGTTTGGCGACAATGCGACATAGCGAAGTCCTGCACCTACGGCAGAAACAAATGGTTCACGCGCGATGGTTCGCTGCGGATAATCCGGTCGCCAGCGGCTCATCGCGATCAGCAGAGGGATATAGCTGAACGCATTGACCATGAAGCCCACGGCCGCACCCCATGCCGCAACGATCAGGCCACCCGCCGCAGGCCCGACCGACCGCATCAGGTTAAACCCGACAGAGTTGAGCGTCACGGCCTGCGGCAGATCCTCACGCGGCACCAAATCGCCCATGCTGGCCTGCCAGGGCGGGTTGTAAAGGGCTTGGCCAAGGCCGATCAGAAAGGTGAAAGCAAGCAGGGTCCAGGGCGTGATCGCCCCTGTCCAGGCAACGAAGGCCAGTATCGCTGACATAAGCCCCATGAATGCAATCGCTGCCATCATGATCTGCCGACGGTCGAAAATATCGGCCAAAGCGCCTGAGATCAGCGCAAAAAGCATGATCGGCAATGTGTTGGACGCTTGCACCAAGGCGATGAGAGTCGCGTTGGTCGTCAGCTGCGTCATCAGCCAGGCGGCGCTTACCGCCTGAACCAGACCACCAAAGTTCGAAATGAGTGTCGCTGTCCACAGGGCGCGAAAAGCGGTGTGCCTGAAGGGCGCGAAGGTGGAAGCTTGGGGTGACATTCCGCGCAGTCTGCCCGGAACTGAAAACCCCCGCAAGCGGGTTGCGGGGGTCTTGGGATTTGGAAGCTGAGCTTGCTCAGGTTGCGCGGTTGATCAGCCTCAGCAACAACAGCAGGATGACTGCGCCGATCGTGGCCCAGATGATTTGCATGATGATGTTGCTGGATTCTCCGGCGAGCCCAATTGCGGGGAACAAGAACGACGCAATCAATGCGCCAACGATGCCGACAACGATATTTACCAAGATACCATGACCGTGACCTTTCACGATCTGTCCTGCCAGCCAGCCGGCGATGGCGCCGACGATAATTGCTACGATGATACCCATATGTCCCTTTTCCTTTCAGATGGTCCTGTAGACGAGCGTGTATCAGCAACGCGCAGTTGCGTCGCAGGTTCCAGTATTGTGCGTATGATTAATTTTCTGCAAGCATTGACTTGCGGCCTGTAGCTGCTGCGGTGATACGCTGACATTTCCGTCGCCGAATTCGGCTTGCACGAATGCGATTCGTGCTTCGGAATTGCGCCGGCCCGAGTTGACCCTTATTCGCCGCAGGGATAAACGGGCTATTAGCCCAACCCAAACGAAGCCGGGGCCCGGCTGTCGCATAAGGGAGCCTTAATAGTGGACTATCTGCTGTCCGAATACCTGCCGATCCTGGTGTTCATCGCCATGGCCTCGGCGCTCGCGCTGATTCTGATGGCCGCGGCCGCGGTCGTAGCGGTGCGTAACCCCGACCCTGAAAAGGTCTCGGCCTATGAATGTGGGTTTGAGGCATTCGACGATGCGCGGGCCAAGTTTGACGTCAGATTCTATCTGGTGTCGATCCTGTTCATCATTTTCGACCTTGAAGTGGCCTTCCTGTTCCCTTGGGCTGCCAACTTCTATCACCTTTCAGAGCTCGCCTTCTGGGGAATGATGCTTTTCCTTGGCGTTCTGACCGTGGGCTTTGCCTATGAATGGAAGAAGGGGGCTCTGGAATGGGCGTGATGGTTGGGCAGAATGTTGCGGGCCCCGACCGCGACGCGCAGGTGCGCGAGCTGTCGAATGAGTTGCAGGACAAAGGCTTTCTGCTGACCACGACCGAGGACATCATCAACTGGGCGCGCAACGGCTCGCTTCACTGGATGACCTTCGGGCTTGCCTGCTGCGCGATTGAGATGATGCAGGCTTCCATGCCGCGTTACGATGTCGAACGTTTCGGCACCGCGCCGCGCGCTTCGCCGCGCCAGTCTGACCTGATGATTGTGGCCGGGACGCTGACCAACAAGATGGCCCCTGCGCTGCGCAAGGTTTATGACCAGATGCCAGAACCCCGCTATGTCATCAGCATGGGCAGCTGCGCCAATGGCGGCGGGTATTATCACTATTCCTATTCCGTTGTGCGCGGCTGCGATCGGATCGTCCCGGTTGATATCTATGTGCCGGGTTGCCCGCCCACGGCAGAGGCGTTGCTTTATGGCATCCTGCAGTTGCAGCGGCGCATTCGGCGCACAGGCACGTTGGTGAGGTAAATCATGGCCCTTTATCCTGATACCGACGCGCTGAGCGATCTTGCGGATCTGGTGCAGGTCCGTTTTCCAGATGATGTGGAATCCGCGACCATTGCCTTCGAAGAACTGACCGTCACCGTTGGTCTGTCCGGCCTGCTTCGGTTGATCGAATTCCTGCAATCCGACGCCAATTGCCGGTTCTCGACCTTGATCGACATCACCGCAGTCGATCACCCCGAGCGCCCGGCGCGTTTCGATTTGGTCTATCAGTTCCTGTCGATGTACCGGAACCAACGTATTCGTCTGAAGGTCGCTGTGCGCGAGGATGAGCTTGTGCCGTCAGCTACCGGTATATTCCCCGGTGCAGACTGGTATGAGCGCGAGGTATTCGATCTGTTCGGGATCATGTTCTCGGGCCATCCGGACCTGCGCCGGATCCTGACCGATTACGGCTTCCACGGCTATCCGCTGCGCAAGGATTTCCCGACCACCGGCTATGTCGAGGTTCGCTATGACGAGTCGCTGAAACGCGTTGTTTACGAACCCGTCAAGCTGACGCAGGAATACCGTCAGTTCGATTTCCTGTCCCCGTGGGAGGGCGCGAAATATGTGCTTCCCGGCGACGAAAAGACCGAGGGCTAAGACATGGATGGTGATATTCGCGTCAATACTTATGACGACGGTTCGCGCGACGCGCTCACCGAAGAACAGGCGATCCGCAACTTCAATCTGAACTTCGGTCCTCAGCATCCGGCCGCGCATGGTGTGCTGCGCCTTGTCGTCGAGCTTGACGGTGAGGTTGTCGAGCGCTGCGATCCGCATATCGGGCTGCTGCATCGCGGCACCGAAAAGCTTATGGAATCGCGCACTTACCTGCAAAACCTTCCGTATTTTGACCGTCTGGACTATTCGTCACCGCAAAATCAGGAACATGCCTGGTGCCTCGCCATCGAGAAACTGACCGGGATTGAGGCGACGCCGCGCGCCAAGATTATCCGTGTGCTGTTCTGTGAAATCGGGCGGATTCTGAACCACCTGCTGGGGATTACGACAGGGGCGCTTGATATCGGTGCGCTGACGCCGCCGCTTTGGGGCTTCAAGGCGCGGGAAGAGCTGATGGTCTTCTGCGAGCGTGCTTCCGGCGCCCGTCTTCATATGGCCTATTACCGGCCCGGTGGCGTTCACGCGGACCTGCCGCCCGAACTGATCGACGATATCGAAGCATGGTGTGAGACTTTCCCGGCGCTTGTCGACGATCTCAACACGCTTCTGACCGAAAACCGTATCGTTAAACAGCGACTGGTCGATATCGGCGTCGTCACAGAGGAGGACGCGCTGAACTGGGGATACACCGGGGTGATGGTTCGCGGTTCGGGCCTCGCATGGGACCTGCGCAAATCGCAGCCCTATGACGGGTATGAGGAATATGATTTCCAGATTCCCGTTGGTAAGAACGGCGACTGCTATGACCGTTATCTGGTCCGCATGGCGGAGATGCGCGAATCCGTCAAGATCATGAAGCAGGCCTGCGAAAAGCTGCGCAAAACGCCGGGCGATGTTCTGGCGCGCGGTAAGCTGGCCCCGCCGAAGCGGGCGGCGATGAAAACGGATATGGAAAGCCTGATTCATCACTTCAAGCTGTATACCGAAGGCTTCAAGGTCCCTGCCGGAGAGGTTTATGCCGCGGTGGAAGCGCCTAAGGGCGAGTTTGGCGTCTATCTGGTGTCGGATGGAACGAACAAACCCTATCGGGCCAAGCTGCGTGCGCCGGGCTTTGCGCATCTTCAGTCGATGGACTGGATGGCGACCGGACATATGCTGTCGGACATTCCGGCCTTCATCGCGACGCTTGATATCGTCTTCGGTGAGGTGGACAGATGAGCGGCTTGCGGATGTCCGTTTTGGTTGGGCTGGCCCTGCTTGGGCTTGCCGCCTGTCAGCGTAACCCGGAAATCGGATTGTCAGCCGAGCGCGGCGGTCCGCAGGTTCTGAACCCGCAGCCGGCCCCCCCGGCGCAATAGAGTTTTCCGGCCTGCACCGGGCCGGACCATGGATTGAGATGCGCACATCGTCGGTTGGGCGCGGATCGCAACAGTAAGGAACGGATAGAAGAAGATGCTTCGCCGCCTCAGCCCTCTCCAGCCGGACTCATTCGAGTTTACGCCAGCCAACCTCGAATGGGCGCGGGCGCAGATGACCAAATACCCTGAAGGCCGCCAGCAATCGGCGGTCATTCCGGTGCTGTGGCGGGCGCAGGAACAGGAGGGGTGGCTGACGCGTCCGGCAAT contains the following coding sequences:
- a CDS encoding ABC transporter ATP-binding protein, yielding MIETRDLSVTIHGKPILRDVDLRLEQGRITGLVGESGSGKSMTALAIMGLLPNGSNTGGQVLLDGQNLLTTPEKQLCRIRGNRIGMIFQEPMTALNPLMNIGDQVAEVLRIQHGVSRDDALSRAREKLDRVGLPGPRFPLSLFPHELSGGQRQRVAIALAIAEAPDLLIADEPTTALDVTTQAQILDLLRDLVTTEDMSLLLITHDLAVVAGIADHVAVMKDGVVVEEGPTEALFRAQAHPYTQALFAASRHAPERVPVMADDAPILSVRDAVREYVLPRPSAFAPHPVLRAVDGVSFDIHDGESVGLVGESGCGKSTLTRTILGLDPLQSGEIRLEGQSVAAGSDMSATLRAKVQVVFQDPFGSFDPRWRVDRLIAEPFFLTGHPPDWRDRVGQALEDVGIERSASRRYIHEFSGGQRQRLAIARALIIRPRLIVLDEAVSALDVRVRAQVLDLLADLRRRHGMAYLFISHDLGVVRGVTDRVLVMDKGKIVEKGETATVMDNPQHPTTHKLMAAMPRIPEEWSQPQSVA
- a CDS encoding GNAT family N-acetyltransferase, which encodes MELCQERPEDWHEVETLMDLCFAPGRTALSSYRLRDGVDPVRALCLLLRADDTVRAAIRYWPVRVAGRKVLLLGPIAVHPTAQGEGLGAWLMQESLGKARDHGWQRVMLVGDAPYYSRFGFKKLEEVEMPPPTNPDRVLGLELQPGAWVDIRGLVLRENDPDVPHRDDEPLQTGNCRDVEPRKDAPHG
- a CDS encoding adenine phosphoribosyltransferase, coding for MTQKTVKDYIRSIYDFPHEGIIFRDVTTLFADARGFRMAVDQILHFYAGQKIDKVVGLEARGFILGGAVAHQLSTGFVPIRKKGKLPGTVISEAYELEYGEAVMELHDDALKEGERVLIVDDLLATGGTAEAGIKLCKRLGADVIGCAFVIDLPDLGGRDRLQKLGMPVHVLCAFEGA
- a CDS encoding DMT family transporter — translated: MFFARSRARDVTPADRPAAVDKANILGSVWMVAAMAAFAVEDVFIKAAARSLPIAEVMVLFGLGGAVLFAGFALICGERLISAAVWSPVMRLRMLFEIFGRLFYTLAIALTPLSSATVILQATPIVVVAGAAAVFGEKVGIRRWIAILIGLAGVVVIIGPGTDSFSLLSILAVVGMLGFAGRDLASRAAPAGVSTAILGFYGFLAIIVAGAAYSFWEGAAFLWPDGVSVLNLSGAVFAGIAAYACLMKAMRTGEVSAVTPFRYSRLLFGVAFGVLLFDETLSPQMVLGSALIVCSGLFILWRGRRVQK
- a CDS encoding EcsC family protein codes for the protein MAERNQIVLPPITDESVLKEIDRLARRYVDARGLGMDILDRVGGGGEQLIQRLPDFMRKRIDGAVASALNRTFSVASASRGVLRDRGDWFNRLGTTAAGAIGGAAGIAGAMVELPVTVTILLRAILEIADEHGLDTHSDEIRAEALRIFATGGPLDEDDGTDTALLAARLAISGRTLQSLVTRFAPQIATRLLTKVGAQAVPVLGAVAGAGINYTFARYYQELARVQFGLLRLANETGIPRAALVERLEMRIKSLESGVPQAKRAS
- a CDS encoding flavin reductase family protein; its protein translation is MFYRPEAGHGLPHNPFNAIIAPRPIGWISTRGKDGDNLAPYSFFNAVAYFPPQVMFASTTAKEDRPGMKDTLAHIAETGSFCVNIASGALIDQMNASSAGLAAGVSEFDACGIEAAECETIDAPRVARAPAAMECRSTKIQRLPGEANWLVIGTVTGVHLRDDCVKDGRFDLQQDGWLARMGYRDYAKVQDIFELERPE
- a CDS encoding prolyl oligopeptidase family serine peptidase, producing the protein MRSLFLSSVGAAFILSTAVLSAQEAVGDGRSSGPAVNSTVFYTQDIAAVTSMTEVFGDGQRLTAVAVEYTAEIANDTLSSEQFSVSDRNILRVYANEQAAMSNEGSDGRFVILELDPEDESAVTFAAGVDEPAQAVVAQTGQVATVTGDMIPATETAIINTRQVNLIVDDFRQFRFTDPETGLILNYNLFIPNEYDADQEYPLVLFMHDAGVTGTNPLRTLEQGLGAVSFASPRDQRKHPSFVLAPQYPVSLANDASQTSVYADMTVRLIEALQQEYSVDPNRLYTTGQSGGCMTSIALNIKYPDLFAASLLVAGQWDVSQVAPLAQDRVFAIVSQDDKKAYPGMSAIMDTLEGQGATVTRAVWNGRSTPEEFTQSLEDLRAESRDSNIYFVAFEEGTVIPEGESAEGAAGHVNTWPIAYDIPGVRDWLFEQSK
- a CDS encoding ATP-dependent DNA helicase, translated to MSLPAFSPDQAEAWDTLSEALESAGVDLTAEQVIPPQPGKGRVMAVIGKAGSGKTMILAALTAALREAGVDVISGDYEGKKRKDRRTVAVLAPTNKAAFVLRMRGVPATTIHRILYTPVYDPEYEKIADWLTGSGDRPAIEGLGDAALDRAKQFYDLHASIPGALAAAGLRGSDFIKGWKRREDGLDIGLIDESSMLDERQFEDLREIFPVLILFGDPAQLAPVGQSGEMVFDRLAAPQKLTLSRIHRQAGDSPILDLAHALSDEHLDFAGFENMVRDAAASDNRVVWAERVESDLMARSPVLVWRNATRIRLITAFRAAHGAPGDQLLAGEPLICDGLELPLKHRNKRIDLEARGLIKGAQVIYLGAGKKPGFSRLHVIGAEDPRLSAASIVKIETPDEAEPFIPFAARMGASFLHGAAVTIHKAQGSQWPDVQVFAPDISAAAWSGRNEAGIPLWKRLTYVAITRAQERLHWVTRARLARPSGPLSINDLPVAATSLELVAPETAAS